The proteins below are encoded in one region of Lactuca sativa cultivar Salinas chromosome 3, Lsat_Salinas_v11, whole genome shotgun sequence:
- the LOC111916493 gene encoding putative serine carboxypeptidase-like 53 isoform X2, translating into MVTATASTCCSIVTIPNRLYPYRWCPTEALKSISIVRTSSQLHIGRPFQGKNISGHVLVLVGGCFNLKKEVADVMPSHVNKDGKSVYLNLSSWNIVTNLFFLHSPIGVGYYHSNTTSDILNAIKELICFYFY; encoded by the exons ATGGTTACCGCCACTGCATCCACCTGTTGTTCCATTGTTACCATACCCAATCGCCTATATCCCTACCGGTGGTGCCCAACAGAAGCCCTAAAATCGATTTCAATCGTTCGCACCTCCTCTCAGTTGCATATCGGTCGACCTTTCCAGGGAAAAAACATTTCTGGTCACGTATTGGTATTAG TTGGTGGATGCTTCAACTTGAAGAAAGAGGTTGCTGATGTCATGCCATCTCATGTTAATAAAGATGGGAAGTCGGTTTACTTGAACCTGTCATCTTGGAACATTG TTACAAATTTGTTTTTTCTTCATTCACCTATTGGAGTTGGATATTATCACTCAAATACCACTTCAGATATCTTGAATGCGATAAAAGAACTG ATTTGCTTCTATTTCTATTGA
- the LOC111916493 gene encoding putative serine carboxypeptidase-like 53 isoform X1 produces the protein MVTATASTCCSIVTIPNRLYPYRWCPTEALKSISIVRTSSQLHIGRPFQGKNISGHVLVLVGGCFNLKKEVADVMPSHVNKDGKSVYLNLSSWNIVTNLFFLHSPIGVGYYHSNTTSDILNAIKELLQICFYFY, from the exons ATGGTTACCGCCACTGCATCCACCTGTTGTTCCATTGTTACCATACCCAATCGCCTATATCCCTACCGGTGGTGCCCAACAGAAGCCCTAAAATCGATTTCAATCGTTCGCACCTCCTCTCAGTTGCATATCGGTCGACCTTTCCAGGGAAAAAACATTTCTGGTCACGTATTGGTATTAG TTGGTGGATGCTTCAACTTGAAGAAAGAGGTTGCTGATGTCATGCCATCTCATGTTAATAAAGATGGGAAGTCGGTTTACTTGAACCTGTCATCTTGGAACATTG TTACAAATTTGTTTTTTCTTCATTCACCTATTGGAGTTGGATATTATCACTCAAATACCACTTCAGATATCTTGAATGCGATAAAAGAACTG CTGCAGATTTGCTTCTATTTCTATTGA
- the LOC111916495 gene encoding ABC transporter G family member STR2, giving the protein MSNHYNGGTPDMVIDISKPMNFTGGLEFMNLTYTVMKKQKSEEGKWVKQEADLLNKITGYARKGCITAVMGPSGAGKSTLLDGLAGRIASGSLKGKVSMDGMEMNPSLIKRTSAYIMQEDRLFPMLTVYETLMFAADFRLGSIPKAEKRQRVEELIEQLGLSTARNTYIGDEGRRGVSGGERRRVSIGVDIIHGPSLLFLDEPTSGLDSTSAQSVVEKVHNIARAGSTVILTIHQPSHRILLLLDHLIILARGQLMYQGPPKDVGLHLGRLGRKLPKGENPIEFLIDVIQKYDQSEYGVDVLAEFVLTGMKPPQLSDDEMSFSTILASPTPPPRRKNNQPEKQNSSGKRLHLQTVGRSDQEKDFDHSVRSPWNNSKSWSQSGIMQAVGLTPTRQRSFQRTPHPVSASPGYYTYSSDIVAGTPTPHSSDYTVNEDDYLTPTSGPNVARYNHLGPKFANSFFEETWVLIRRNFINIRRTPELFLSRLMVLAIMGFMMATLFVNPHKSMQGITNRLSFFIFTISLFFFSSNDAVPAFIQERFIFVRETSHNAYRASSYTISGVITYLPFLLLQAAVYASITWFALKLEGPFVYYLAILYVSLLTTNSFVVFVSSVVPNYILGYAAVIAFTALFFLFCGYFVNSHDIPKCWRWMNKVSTMTYPYEGLLMNEYQREEVFGQTLIGTNVTGIDILQSLHIYHERDPKWDKIYMMLGWAVFYRILFYIILRFASKNQRT; this is encoded by the exons ATGAGTAATCATTATAACGGCGGCACACCCGACATGGTGATTGACATATCAAAGCCGATGAACTTCACCGGAGGTTTAGAGTTCATGAACTTAACGTATACAGTGATGAAGAAGCAAAAGAGTGAAGAAGGTAAATGGGTGAAACAAGAAGCTGATTTATTGAATAAGATTACAGGGTATGCAAGGAAAGGGTGTATCACGGCTGTTATGGGCCCCAGTGGTGCTGGAAAATCTACTCTTTTGGATGGTTTGGCTGGAAGGATTGCTAGTGGGAGTTTGAAAGGGAAGGTGTCGATGGATGGAATGGAAATGAACCCTAGTTTGATTAAGAGGACTTCGGCTTATATCATGCAAGAAGATAGGTTGTTTCCGATGCTTACGGTTTATGAAACGTTGATGTTTGCGGCTGATTTTAGGTTGGGGTCGATTCCGAAAGCGGAAAAGAGGCAACGTGTTGAGGAATTGATTGAGCAACTTGGTTTATCG ACAGCTAGGAACACGTATATCGGGGACGAGGGGAGGCGTGGAGTTTCAGGGGGCGAACGACGTAGGGTTTCGATCGGTGTAGACATAATCCACGGACCGTCACTTCTTTTTCTTGACGAGCCCACATCCGGTTTAGACTCAACAAGTGCTCAAAGCGTGGTTGAAAAGGTTCACAATATTGCACGTGCAGGAAGCACCGTGATTCTAACAATCCACCAACCTTCACACCGAATCCTACTTCTACTTGACCACCTAATAATACTGGCTCGTGGTCAACTCATGTACCAAGGACCCCCGAAAGACGTGGGGCTCCATTTGGGTCGTTTGGGTCGAAAACTTCCAAAAGGGGAAAACCCGATTGAGTTCTTAATAGATGTGATACAAAAATACGATCAATCGGAATATGGAGTGGATGTATTGGCGGAATTTGTGCTTACAGGTATGAAGCCACCACAACTTTCGGACGATGAAATGTCGTTTtcgacaattcttgcatctcctaCGCCACCGCCTCGCAGGAAAAATAATCAACCGGAGAAACAAAATAGCTCCGGGAAGAGGCTTCATCTGCAAACCGTGGGGCGATCCGACCAAGAGAAGGATTTTGATCATAGTGTTAGAAGCCCATGGAATAATTCAAAGTCGTGGAGTCAAAGTGGAATTATGCAAGCGGTTGGACTCACTCCGACACGTCAACGTAGTTTTCAAAGAACTCCACACCCTGTAAG TGCATCACCTGGCTACTACACTTACTCAAGTGATATTGTAGCAGGAACCCCAACTCCACATAGTAGTGACTACACTGTCAATGAAGACGACTACCTCACCCCTACTAGTGGTCCAAATGTTGCAAGATACAATCACCTTGGTCCCAAATTTGCAAACTCTTTCTTTGAAGAAACATGGGTTTTGATCCGTAGAAACTTTATAAACATTAGAAGAACACCCGAGTTGTTTCTATCACGCCTCATGGTACTAGCCATCATGGGGTTCATGATGGCCACCTTATTCGTTAACCCTCATAAGTCAATGCAAGGAATCACTAACCGCCTAAGTTTCTTCATCTTCACTATCAGCTtattcttcttctcttcaaaTGATGCTGTCCCTGCTTTCATCCAAGAACGTTTCATATTCGTTCGTGAGACTTCTCATAATGCATATAGAGCATCTTCCTATACTATTTCTGGTGTAATCACATATCTACCCTTTCTCTTACTACAAGCTGCTGTCTATGCTAGCATCACTTGGTTTGCATTAAAGTTAGAAGGCCCTTTTGTTTACTATTTGGCAATTCTCTATGTTTCTCTTCTTACTACCAACTCATTTGTGGTCTTTGTGAGCTCGGTTGTTCCAAATTATATTCTCGGGTATGCTGCTGTTATTGCTTTCACGGCTTTGTTTTTCTTGTTTTGTGGGTATTTTGTGAATAGTCATGATATTCCTAAGTGTTGGAGATGGATGAATAAGGTGTCTACTATGACGTATCCGTATGAAGGGCTTCTAATGAATGAGTACCAAAGAGAAGAAGTTTTTGGACAGACTCTTATTGGGACGAATGTAACTGGAATTGATATTCTACAATCTTTGCATATTTATCATGAAAGGGATCCGAAGTGGGACAAGATATATATGATGTTGGGGTGGGCAGTTTTTTATAGGATCTTGTTTTATATCATTTTGCGTTTTGCTTCAAAGAATCAGCGTACATAA